CTCTGCCAGAACACGATCCCCGACATTCCGAAGACCGAGGCGTGCATGCGCGCGCATTTCGCGCAGCTGTCGCCGCGCTGCCAGCACGTCTTCAACGACGTCACCGGCGGCAGCTCGCAGCGCCCGAAGCGCGACGTCGCCCGCGGCGAAGCGGCCCCGCCGCCCCCGGCGGCGCAAGCGCCCCGCGGCGACGCGGACATGGCGACGATCCCGCTGGATCCGCTCGGCGGCCTCGACGGCTCCGACGATGCGGCGCGCAGCGCCGACCGCGCGCCGTCCGGCGACGCGAGCGGGCCGCTCGCCGACTATGCCAACCAGATCCGCGCCGAGTGCCGCGAGGGGCTGATCGACCCCTTGACCTGCCGCAACACGCTGGCCGCCATCCGCAACGCCGAGTAGCGCAGAGTAGCGCAGTCAGCGGGCTGCGCCGTCCCGGCACGCCGAGCGCTGGCGCGACCCCTGCAGCATCGGGCCTATCGAGCGGCGCGAATGCCGGCTGTGCCCCATTTCGACACACCGACCGTCGCTCCCATGCGGAGGCCCGACATGGACGTGAATGCGAACGGCGAGCTGAAGATCAAGGTCTGGAAGGACAAGATGGCATTCCCGCACCCCGTGCGGTGGTGCTGGGAGGTCAAGCAGGACAGGGGGCTGCGCGTGGTCGGCTGCGGCACCACGACGAGCGAGCGCGCCTCGCGCGAGGCGGCGGCCAAGCTCGTCGCCGAGCGCCTGAAGGCGCCCGCGCGCTTCACGCGCCGCCGGCGGTTCACGCCGCGCATCGCCCAGGGCTGAGACGGCGTCAGGACGAACGCGCACCTTTCGCGGGCGTCCGCCCAACTGACGTCCAGATCGCGTTGCAGGGGACGGCGTGCTCGACACGATCGCTCCCGCCCCCGACCGGATCACGGCCGCCGTCACCCCCCGCGCCTATCGTCCCGATATCGATGGGCTGCGCGCCGTCGCCGTGCTGGCCGTCATCCTCACGCATGCGAGCGTGGCAGGATTCTCCGGCGGCTTCGTCGGCGTCGACGTCTTCTTCGTCATCTCCGGCTACCTGATCTACCGCGACCTGACGCGCCGCCTCGCCGAGGGCCGGCTGTCGCTGCTCGGCTTCTACGGCCGGCGCATGCGGCGCACGCTGCCCGCGCTCTATCTCGTCTGCGCCGTCACGCTCGCCGGCGCGACGCTGCTCCTGATGCCCGGCGATCTCGACGAGCTCGCACGCAGCATGATCGCGGCCGTCTGTCTCGTGCCAAACATCTTCTATTTCACCCAGACCGGCTATTTCGACGGCGCCGCCTCGGGCAAGCCGCTGCTGCACACCTGGAGCCTCGGCGTCGAGGAGCAGTTCTATCTGCTGGCGCCGCTGCTGCCGCTGGCCCTTGCCCGGCTGGCCCCGCAACGGCGCAAGCCGGCGCTCGTCGCGCTCTTCTTCGCCGCGCTGGCGCTGACCATCGGCATCCGCGCACTCTCGCCCGATGCCGCCTTCTACCTGATGCCCGCGCGCGCCTTCGAGCTGCTGCTCGGCTGCCTGCTCGCCGAGGAGGTCGTGCCGGCCATCCGCACGCCCTGGCTCGCGGAGACGCTCACCGCCATCGCGGCGCTCGCCCTCGTTGCCGCCATCACGCTCTTCTCAGACACGACGCCCCTGCCCGGGCTGCTCTCGCTCGTGCCGTGCGTCGCCGCCGCGGCGATCATCCATGTCGGCGGCACGCGGCAGACGTCGGTCGGCACGATGCTCGGCTGGCGCGGCGCGACCTTCGTCGGCCTGATCTCGTACTCGCTCTACCTCTGGCACTGGCCGCTGATCGTCGGCCTCCGCTACGCCGGCTGGCCGGTGACGGCCGTGCTCGTCGTCGGCACGGGCGCCCTGCTCCTCGGCCTCTCCTACCTGTCTTGGCGCTTCGTCGAGACGCCGTTCCGCGATCCGCGCTCGGCGTGGCGGGCGCGGGCCCCAGTCGTCGTGCCGGCGCTGGCGACGGGGCTCGTCGCCACCTGCCTCTTGACGATCGCCGCCGGCGGCTGGCCGCGACGCTTCCCGCCCGACGTCGCCTCGGTCGCTTCGTACTATTCGTACCGCGACCAGAAGCCGTTCCGCGAAGGCCAGTGCTTCATCACCTCTAAGAACAGCCTCTCGGACTACGACCGCGCGGCCTGCCTGCGCCTCGAGCCGGGCCGCAAGAACGTGCTGCTGCTCGGCGACAGCCACGCCGCGCATCTCTGGACCGGGCTTTCCGACACCTGGCCCGACATCACCTTCCTGCAGGCGACCGCGTCGGGCTGCAAGCCGGTGATCGGCACGACGGGCGCATCGCGCTGCGTGACGATGATGGACGAGATGATCTCGCGCTTCATCCCGGCGCATCGTTTGGACGCCATCGTGTTCAGCGGGCAGTGGGACGAGAAGGACATCGCGCCGCTGCAGGCGACGATCGCGCGGCTGCGCCCCTATGCGGGCCGGATCGTCGTGTTCGGGCCGCTGCCGCGCTACTTCGAGCCGGCCGCGACGCTGATCGCCAAGGCCATGCTGCACGGCACGCTCGCCGCCGTGCCGGACTACCGGATCGAGGGCACCGAAGCGCTCGATGACGAGATGCGCGCGGCGATCGCGCCGATCGCCACCTACGTCTCGACGCGCGATGCGCTCTGCCCAGGCGGCCAGTGCCGCCTCTTCGCGGCGCCCGGCGTGCCGATGCAGTTCGACTTCAGCCACCTCACCAAGCCCGGCGCGGATGCGCTGATGGCGACGATCCGCGCGACGGACGGGCCGCTGTTCTGACGGCTCAGGCCAGCGCCGCGCTCGCGATGCGGCGGACGCCGGCGCGCTCCATGTCGTCGAAGGCGCGTTTCATCGAGCCGCCGGCATCGATGCCGCGCGTCGCATCCTCCACGAGGTAGGTCTCGAAGCCGGCGTGGGCGGCGTCGATCGCTGTCCAGGCGGCGCAGAAGTCGGTCGCCAGGCCGACGACGAAGACGCGGGCGATGCCGAGCTCGCGGAGGTAGCCGGTCAGCCCGGTCGGCGTCGCGCGGTCGGCTTCCTTGAAGGCCGAGTAGCTGTCGAGATGCACGCGATGGCCCTTGCGGATCACCAGCCGGGCATGCGGGATGTCGATCGCGTCCGCGATCTCGGCCCCGGGCGTGTCCTGCAGGCAGTGGTCCGGCCACAGCACCTGCGCGCGCCCGTCAGGCAGCGCGATCGTCTCGAGCGGCGCTTTGCCGTGCGTCGACGCGAACGAGACGTGCGCCTCGGGATGCCAGTCCTGCGTCAGCACGACATGCGCGAAGCGCCGCGCCAGGGCGTTGATCGGCGCGACGACCGCATCGCCGTCGGGCACCGCCAAGGCCCCGCCGGGCAGGAAATCGTTCTGCACGTCGACCACGACGAGCGCGTCGGCGGGGCCGGGAGGGGCGAGACGTTCGGTCGAGTTCGACATGGTGGCGATATGGGGCTGCGGCCGGTTGCGGCCTGCGACATAATATCGCATTAACCTTCCGTCGATGTCGGCTGTTTGCGGCAAAAGGGAGGCTGCGATGCTCGATGCTATGACGCCCGGGGCGGCGGTGTTCGAGCCCGAGGAAGTCGACGTGCTGGCCCTCGCCTGCAATCTCGCGCGCAACAGGCTCTCCAAGGCGACCAAGGGCAAACCTGAAGCGGCCGCGGAAGTGGCGCGCCTGGTGCACAACCTCGGGCGCAGCCGACTGCGCGCCAAGCGGCGGCTGGCCTGCGCCGCCGACGCCGAGGCGGTCGCAGACGAGGCGGTCGACCTGTTCCTGTTCCTGCAGGACAAGGAGCGCATCCCGGTCGAGGACGTGCTGCGGCCGATCCCGCGCACGGTGCCGATCTTCCCGGCCGAGATGCGCGCGGCTCCGGACACGATCCTCAAGCAGCGCGCAAGCTAGGGACGTTCGGGCTCGACCGGCCGGCCAGGCTCGCCTAGAACGCCGGCGATGTCAGACGCCTCCCCCTGCCCGACCGCCCGTGCCCTCGCGGCCGCCTTCACGGCGGGAAAGACCACCGCCGAAGCCGTGATCCGCGAGACGCTGGAGCGCATCGCCGCGCGCGATGCGACGCTCGGCGCCTTCGTGGTCGTCGGCGCCGACGAGGCGCTGGAGCAGGCGCGGGCGTGGGACAGGGCACGCAAGCTCGGCGACAAGGTGCCGGCGCTCGCCGGCGTCCCGCTCGCCGTCAAGGACAACATCGACACCGTCGATCTGCCGACCGCCTACGGCTCCGACATCTACCACAAGCACCAGCCCGTCGGCGACGCGGCCTGCGTCGCGCAGGCGCGCACGGCCGGTGCGATCGTCGTCGGCAAGACGGTGACGACCGAGTTCGCCTATTACCGGCCCGGCAAGACGGTGAACCCGCACGACCCCGCGCGCACGCCCGGCGGCTCGTCGCAGGGCTCGGCCGCCGCCGTCGGCGCCGGGCTCGTGCCGTTCGCCTTCGGCACGCAGACGGCGGGCTCGATCATCCGGCCCGCCGCCTATTGCGGCTGCGTCGGCTACAAGCCGACCTGGGGGCTGATCCCGCGCGCCGGCGTCAAGGTGATCTCCGACTGGCTCGACACCGTCGGGCTGATCGCCCGCGACGTCGAGGACGCGGCCTTCTGCGCCGCCGGCCTCACCTCGCGGCCGGGCCTGAAGCCCGAAGCCGGCGGCACGTTCAAGATCGCGGTGCTGCGCGAGCCCTACCCCGGCAACGCCGAGCCCGAGGCGGTGCACGCGCTCGACCGCGCGATGGCGGCGCTCGAGAAGGCCGGCCATGCCGTGCGCGACCTGCCGACGCCGCCGGCCCTGCAGCAGCTCGCCAAGCAGCAGCGCCTCGTCATGGCCTACGAGATGGACAAGGCGCTGGCCGACGAGCGCCGCCGTCACGAGGCAAAGCTCTCGTCGATCCTCAAGTCCTACCTCGACGAGGGGCGGTCGATCTCGGCGCGTGCCTACGACGGTGCGATCGCTGCGACGCGCGAGCTGATCTACGACATCGGCCAGCTGTTCGGCGATGCCGACGCGATCCTGTCGCC
This Beijerinckiaceae bacterium RH AL1 DNA region includes the following protein-coding sequences:
- a CDS encoding exported protein of unknown function (ID:RHAL1_03316;~source:Prodigal:2.6) codes for the protein MTRTPIRLSLAALALAFVVSPAAAQGTQEQQDACAPDAFKLCQNTIPDIPKTEACMRAHFAQLSPRCQHVFNDVTGGSSQRPKRDVARGEAAPPPPAAQAPRGDADMATIPLDPLGGLDGSDDAARSADRAPSGDASGPLADYANQIRAECREGLIDPLTCRNTLAAIRNAE
- a CDS encoding protein of unknown function (ID:RHAL1_03317;~source:Prodigal:2.6) produces the protein MDVNANGELKIKVWKDKMAFPHPVRWCWEVKQDRGLRVVGCGTTTSERASREAAAKLVAERLKAPARFTRRRRFTPRIAQG
- a CDS encoding hypothetical protein (ID:RHAL1_03318;~conserved membrane protein of unknown function;~source:Prodigal:2.6) translates to MLDTIAPAPDRITAAVTPRAYRPDIDGLRAVAVLAVILTHASVAGFSGGFVGVDVFFVISGYLIYRDLTRRLAEGRLSLLGFYGRRMRRTLPALYLVCAVTLAGATLLLMPGDLDELARSMIAAVCLVPNIFYFTQTGYFDGAASGKPLLHTWSLGVEEQFYLLAPLLPLALARLAPQRRKPALVALFFAALALTIGIRALSPDAAFYLMPARAFELLLGCLLAEEVVPAIRTPWLAETLTAIAALALVAAITLFSDTTPLPGLLSLVPCVAAAAIIHVGGTRQTSVGTMLGWRGATFVGLISYSLYLWHWPLIVGLRYAGWPVTAVLVVGTGALLLGLSYLSWRFVETPFRDPRSAWRARAPVVVPALATGLVATCLLTIAAGGWPRRFPPDVASVASYYSYRDQKPFREGQCFITSKNSLSDYDRAACLRLEPGRKNVLLLGDSHAAHLWTGLSDTWPDITFLQATASGCKPVIGTTGASRCVTMMDEMISRFIPAHRLDAIVFSGQWDEKDIAPLQATIARLRPYAGRIVVFGPLPRYFEPAATLIAKAMLHGTLAAVPDYRIEGTEALDDEMRAAIAPIATYVSTRDALCPGGQCRLFAAPGVPMQFDFSHLTKPGADALMATIRATDGPLF
- the pncA gene encoding Nicotinamidase (ID:RHAL1_03319;~source:Prodigal:2.6) encodes the protein MRYYVAGRNRPQPHIATMSNSTERLAPPGPADALVVVDVQNDFLPGGALAVPDGDAVVAPINALARRFAHVVLTQDWHPEAHVSFASTHGKAPLETIALPDGRAQVLWPDHCLQDTPGAEIADAIDIPHARLVIRKGHRVHLDSYSAFKEADRATPTGLTGYLRELGIARVFVVGLATDFCAAWTAIDAAHAGFETYLVEDATRGIDAGGSMKRAFDDMERAGVRRIASAALA
- a CDS encoding protein of unknown function (ID:RHAL1_03320;~source:Prodigal:2.6), whose protein sequence is MLDAMTPGAAVFEPEEVDVLALACNLARNRLSKATKGKPEAAAEVARLVHNLGRSRLRAKRRLACAADAEAVADEAVDLFLFLQDKERIPVEDVLRPIPRTVPIFPAEMRAAPDTILKQRAS
- a CDS encoding Asp-tRNAAsn/Glu-tRNAGln amidotransferase A subunit (ID:RHAL1_03321;~source:Prodigal:2.6); translation: MSDASPCPTARALAAAFTAGKTTAEAVIRETLERIAARDATLGAFVVVGADEALEQARAWDRARKLGDKVPALAGVPLAVKDNIDTVDLPTAYGSDIYHKHQPVGDAACVAQARTAGAIVVGKTVTTEFAYYRPGKTVNPHDPARTPGGSSQGSAAAVGAGLVPFAFGTQTAGSIIRPAAYCGCVGYKPTWGLIPRAGVKVISDWLDTVGLIARDVEDAAFCAAGLTSRPGLKPEAGGTFKIAVLREPYPGNAEPEAVHALDRAMAALEKAGHAVRDLPTPPALQQLAKQQRLVMAYEMDKALADERRRHEAKLSSILKSYLDEGRSISARAYDGAIAATRELIYDIGQLFGDADAILSPPAPGEAPMGLQATGDPAFNRVWTHLQLPCLTLPAGTGPNGMPVGVQLAARAGQDALLFAVALATENALER